CTTGTTGGTGGTAGTAGGGTCTTGCGGACTGATGCAAGATTCTGCCACTTTCCATCCGCGGTTCTTGGGGATTGGCATTGGCTGCCTTGACGCGCAATACAGCAGGGGTCGCGCCTCACGCGCGACCCCTGCTTCTCTCGTTCTTGAGTGATAGATCGAAACTGTGAAGCGCCACGGTTGACCCAAGCGTGTTGTTGATGCGTTTTGTGTTCCCCTGCAATAAGCAGGTCTGGTCTATGTGATCTCGATACTCGTCGGATCGAACCGAGGAGCTGGAAATGCTGGCGCCATCTCCTCCAGCGTCTGCAGCACGATCTGAGAGATGAGCAGGTTCCGAAACCATTTCCGGTCCGCTGGAATCACGTACCACGGAGCCGCCCGCATGCTAGTTGTTAATACGGTCTCGTATGCTTCGGTGTATCCCGCCCACTGGCTCCGGGCTGACAGGTCGTCTGGGTTGAACTTCCAGTGTTTGGTTGGATCGTCCAGACGCGCTTGCAGCCGCTCTTTCTGTTCCTCTGGGCTGATGTGCAGGTAGAACTTCAGAATGCGGGTGCCGCTGTCAGTCAGCAGAGCCTCGAAGTGGCGAATCTGCTTGAGACGGCGCTCAGTGGTCTGCTGGTCTATCAGGCCACCGACGCGCGGCACCAACACATCCTCATAGTGGCTGCGGTTAAAAATACCCACCAGACCATGCTGCGGCACCTGGGCATGAACCCGCCAGAGGAAGTCGTGGGCGCGCTCGGCCTCAGTGGGCACCTTAAAATTGGCGACCCGCACACCGTTGGGATTCATGGCTCCAAACACGTGCTTGACCGTGCCGTCTTTTCCGCCAGCGTCGCGGGCTTGCAGGACCACCAAAAGGGACTGCTGCCCTTCGGCAAACAGGCGCTCTTGCCAGTCGGCCAGTTGCGGCAGCAGGGTCTCCGTTAACCGGTGCCCCTCGTCCTTGGACAGCCCGCCGTCGTCACCGGTGGCCCAGTGCCGCAACTTCACCACTTTGCCGGGCCGCACGCGGTAGTCCTCAGGGTTCATGCCCCGGAGGGTAGCACCCCGTCCGGTGCGGTCAGCTTGAGGGCACGTTCAGCGATTTCCTCCCATTCGGCGGCGGTTTGCCGGCCTGCATCGAATTCGGCAGACAGCTGGGCGTGCAGTGCGCGCAGGCCGGCGTGCTCCTTGGGCAACTCGGTGCCCGTGTGCGCCTTAATCAGGAAAATCAGGCCAGCCAGGCCACTGTCTTTGGTCAGGCTGAGTTCCAGGGGTCGACCCAGCAGCGCCGGGACGTTAAACGGCGCGTACATCGGCCGGAACTTGTTGAGACCGTCGGCGTGAATCCCGGCGCGGGTGCGGTGGGCGTCGCGGCCATACAGGGGATATTTGGCGGGCACGCCCTGCCCCAGCCCTTCATAGAGACTGTTCAGCTCGTTCAGGACCGTGAAGTCGGCGCCGCTGCTCAGGCCCAGGCCCATCAGGTGCAGCAGCACACCTTCGAGCGGCGCATTGCCAGTGCGCTCGCCTTTGCCCAGTAAGGTGCCGTTGATGGCGGCGCACCCGGCCATGACCGCCGAGAGGCTGTTCGCCACGACCAGATGCGTGTCGTTGTGGGGATGAAACTCCAGTAACTCGCCGGGCACGCCGGCCGCTTGCAGGTCGCGCATGAGGCGGGGCACGCTGCGCGGCCAGGCGACGCCGTCAAGGGGCAGGCCCACCCCCATCGTGTCGCAGACCCGGATGCGGGGTGCCTGCCCAGCAGGATAGGCCGCTGCCAGGGTCTGCACCGCCTCGACAAAGGGCAGAATGAATTCACGCGGAGCGCGGGTGGCGTCTTCCAGATGAAGCCGGGGCCGCAGGCCAACGTCCAGCACGGCCTGCACGGCGTCCAGATAGGTGCGCGCCGCCTGCGCCCGCCCACCCGGCGTGAACTTGTAAAAGGTGTGATAGTCGCTGGCGCTGGCCAGCATGCCGGTTTCCCGGACCCCCAGGCCGGCCACCAGCGCCGCGTCGCTGCGGGTGGCCCGAATCCAGGTGGTGGGCTCGACTGGGTGGCCGCCGTGCCAGCGCTCTAGGGCGCCTTCCAGCATGGCGCGGTCAGCAGGGCGATACACAAAAAACTCGGCCTGCCGTAAGGCCCCACTCTGACCGGAGAAGCGGCCCATCAGGTCGTAGATGGCCAAGCCAGTCTCGACAGTCAGGGGCAAGCCGCCCTGTTGTCCGTCCCGGTGGGTGGTTTCGGTGGTCCAGGCCTGTGCAGGCAGCGAGGCCGGCCGCTCATTCGGTGCCCACACCACCTGCGGAAAAGCGTCTTCGGGAAAGGTGGCAGGAAAGAGGTCGGGGGCCGGCACATCCTGAACAGGCGTGTGGGTCATGGCTGCACGGTAGGCCGGGGCCAATGTGTCGTCAATCTTGATTGAGGAATCAATGTTAGTCTGAAGAGGTGTCGTCCCTGACCACCTCGCAGGCCTGCGCCGCCCTGGGCGTAAAACCTGCCACCCTGTACGCCTATGTCTCGCGTGGCCTGGTTCGCAGCGAGCCGGGACCGGCGGGCACCCGCGAGCGCCGCTATCACGCCGGTGATGTGCAGGCCCTGGCCGCCCGGCAGGCCACGCGCCGCGACCCCCAGACGGCGGTGCAGGACGCGCTCCAGGGCAGCCTGAACTGGGGCGCCCCTGTGCTGGACAGCGCCCTGACCGCGCTGGCAGACAGACACTTGCTGTACCGGGGACACGACGCACTGGTCCTGGCTAAGAGGGCAACCGTGGAGGAAGTGGCAGCCCTGCTCTGGACTGGCGAGCAGGGTCAGCCTGCCCCCTTACCGCTGCGCGCCCGCCTGAACCTCAGCCGGCCTCAGCGGGGAGCCAGCGCCCTGGAAGCACTGGGGCACGCCCTGACAGCAGCAGGCGCACACGACCCAGCGGCCCTGGATGCCCGGCCCGAGGCCAGAGTGCGCCACGCGGCCCGCACCCTGAACCTGCTGTATGCCACGGCCGAGCGGCAGGCGGGCGTACCTCCAGCACCCGACCTGCCGCTGCATGGGCGCCTGGCGCGCGCCTGGAGGGTGCCGGGCCACGCTGACCTGCTGCGCCGCGCCCTGGTGCTGCTGGCTGACCATGAACTGAATGTCAGTGCGTTTGCGGCGCGGGTGACGGCCAGCAGTGGGGCCAGCCTGCCGCACTGCACTCTGGCGGCGCTGTGCGCCTTACAGGGGCCACGGCATGGCCTGGCCAGTTTGCATGCCCACGACTTGCTGCAGGACACGCTGGCAGGAGGGGCCGGCGCCGCGCTGCGTCAGGCGGGGCGCCGCACGGGACACCTGCCCGGCTTTGGTCACCGCCTCTACCCAGATGGAGACCCCCGCGCCGCCGCCCTGCTGGAGGCGCTGACGGCAGCGGCTCCGGAGGCGCCCGTCGTCCAGGCGGCACACGCCCTGCAAGCGGCGGCCCTGGCCGAAACGGGCGAACGCCCCAACGTGGACCTGGCGCTGGCTGCCCTGACGCGTCTGCTGGGGCGCCCGCCCGAGGATGCCGTGACCCTGTTCGCGCTAGCAAGGGCGGTGGGCTGGCTGGCCCACGCACTGGAAGCCGGCCAGAGTGGTGGGCTGCTGCGGCCCCGCGCCCGGTATGTGGGGCCGGTCCGGGTGTAGTCCAAAGCCACCATCTATTGAGGGCCTTCTGGCCTGGGATTTTTTGAGTTCATTCCCTTCGACCCACACCCCTCCACCCGGCTGACACTGGTTTGAGGGTGCGGCGCAGGCGATTCCCAGGACTCCACCCTCCCGAAACCAGGCTGGGTGAATCAGAGTGCAAACCTCAAGGCTCAGAGAGTGGCCAAGAGCACTGGCCTCTCGCAGCGGTTGCCAAATGACACGCCCGGAACAAGGCCCTCTCTGCGGGGTA
The Deinococcus betulae DNA segment above includes these coding regions:
- a CDS encoding polyphosphate kinase 2 family protein, with product MNPEDYRVRPGKVVKLRHWATGDDGGLSKDEGHRLTETLLPQLADWQERLFAEGQQSLLVVLQARDAGGKDGTVKHVFGAMNPNGVRVANFKVPTEAERAHDFLWRVHAQVPQHGLVGIFNRSHYEDVLVPRVGGLIDQQTTERRLKQIRHFEALLTDSGTRILKFYLHISPEEQKERLQARLDDPTKHWKFNPDDLSARSQWAGYTEAYETVLTTSMRAAPWYVIPADRKWFRNLLISQIVLQTLEEMAPAFPAPRFDPTSIEIT
- a CDS encoding pyruvate carboxyltransferase encodes the protein MTHTPVQDVPAPDLFPATFPEDAFPQVVWAPNERPASLPAQAWTTETTHRDGQQGGLPLTVETGLAIYDLMGRFSGQSGALRQAEFFVYRPADRAMLEGALERWHGGHPVEPTTWIRATRSDAALVAGLGVRETGMLASASDYHTFYKFTPGGRAQAARTYLDAVQAVLDVGLRPRLHLEDATRAPREFILPFVEAVQTLAAAYPAGQAPRIRVCDTMGVGLPLDGVAWPRSVPRLMRDLQAAGVPGELLEFHPHNDTHLVVANSLSAVMAGCAAINGTLLGKGERTGNAPLEGVLLHLMGLGLSSGADFTVLNELNSLYEGLGQGVPAKYPLYGRDAHRTRAGIHADGLNKFRPMYAPFNVPALLGRPLELSLTKDSGLAGLIFLIKAHTGTELPKEHAGLRALHAQLSAEFDAGRQTAAEWEEIAERALKLTAPDGVLPSGA
- a CDS encoding citrate synthase — its product is MSSLTTSQACAALGVKPATLYAYVSRGLVRSEPGPAGTRERRYHAGDVQALAARQATRRDPQTAVQDALQGSLNWGAPVLDSALTALADRHLLYRGHDALVLAKRATVEEVAALLWTGEQGQPAPLPLRARLNLSRPQRGASALEALGHALTAAGAHDPAALDARPEARVRHAARTLNLLYATAERQAGVPPAPDLPLHGRLARAWRVPGHADLLRRALVLLADHELNVSAFAARVTASSGASLPHCTLAALCALQGPRHGLASLHAHDLLQDTLAGGAGAALRQAGRRTGHLPGFGHRLYPDGDPRAAALLEALTAAAPEAPVVQAAHALQAAALAETGERPNVDLALAALTRLLGRPPEDAVTLFALARAVGWLAHALEAGQSGGLLRPRARYVGPVRV